atggcgactGCCACCTCCAGCCCGCCCTGTGAGCCGGATTGGTTCGATCTCGGCATCTACACACCTAAGAATTTAGCTCGGGGCGCCCGCGCAGCCCTCCTTCGAGACAGTTCACCCGTAGAGGTCACCGACATTGGCTTCTCACCCGTACGGGGCAGGACCGCCCAaacgccatcttcaccactcACCCGCATTTGCAATGCTGCTATTGCGGAAGGACAGCAGCACGACGATTTCCCTGCGCTCCCTACACCGGTCATACACGAACAGCAGCAGCTACCCATCGACATCACGGAAGCAGCCAACCAGCTCGCGGACGAGCAAGTCGCCGCCTACAAAGCCAAACTACGAGTCTTCCGGGCTTTCTGCTCACACTTCAATGAGGCAGCCAAAGAATTTCCCTCCGGCCCGGAACGCGACTTCGCCCAGCACTtctccagcagcttcctTGGATTCTGGAAGCGAACGCTTAGCAATACTCAATCCGCCTCTACGCCGACCTACAGCAAAGTTGCTGCCCATGCCAATTCTCCTCGCACTCTCACAACCACGACACACAACGCGCAGGCTTTTCATGCGCACAGCCAATCCGCTCCTACCCATCGCCAAGGGCAACCTGCGGTTCCTGCCCCACCCCGGGAGGACCTTCGGGTATTCGTCCGTCTCAACGCCGACGCCCCGGCCAGAAACCATATCGGCTACGCCATTCGTGCTCATGTCGCCAGCAAGACCGGCATTGAACTCAATCGAATCCCGCAAGTGCTTCAAGTGAACACTGGGTGGGCCATACGTGCTATAGACAAGCTTACACGCGATCTTCTCGTAGAGCGCCAAGCAGAATGGGCCGAAGACCTTGGCGCAACAGCCGTAGAGACCAGCCAGAAATGGTACACATATGCTGTAGACAACTGCCCTCGTAGGCTCACTGACCTGTATGGAAACGAACTGAACTACGATGCGGCTGTCCATGACGAgatcaaccaccagacggGACTCACGCCGGTCAGCGTACGAGTCCCCCATCGTGATAATGAACAACTTCCATACAAAACGCTTATCATTTCCTTCCTTGAGCCAACAAAAAGGTCTTGGACTCTGTTCGGCACCAGCCGACTAGCCAGGCTGATCAAAAGAACCAACCCTCCCAAGCAGTGTGAAAACTGCTGGGATTACCATACACGACATGCATGCAACCGACAAACACGATGCAAACGCTGCGGAAAGACCAACCACGACAGCGAAAGCTGTACTGCCGCCGAGCAGTGCGCCAACTGCCTCGGGCCGCACACTGCGGACCTCGCAACATGCCCGGCGCGGCCAAAGAGAGCCCATGGTCTGTTCCATCGTCTCCCCAGAGAACAGCGTGCATTGATCAGACAAATGGGCTCCCAACTCTTCGAACAACACCAGGCCAAACAACCACGGCCCTCTCAGGCGATAACTAACAACCATCCGGCACCAGAGGTCGTGGCTGAACAACAGCGTGCTCCAATGGCGGTCATGGAGCCGCCTCGGGATCATGTGAATCCTCAGGACCTGAGTAACTTCTTCACTTGCACCCTACCGGTCCTGCCGTCTTCTTCCCCGATGCGCCCCATGGGGCTCGGACCGGCAGCGGCGTCAAGACATCCTTTGCCGACATCACCCAAGCGGCGCCgggcaaacaccaacccatgCTCTCCATGAGTAGACGGCCAAGAACATACAACAAtgagaagaagacgttgaaagtCTTCCAAGCGAACGTGGGCAAGATCCCGGCCGCCCACGACTGCGCTCTAGCACTGGCCGACTCAGAAAAGCACGACattgttcttcttcaagaaCCTTGGACCGAGGCAAAGAACTCCCGATGCCTCACAAAGACGCATCCAGCGTACGAGACGTACTCCCCCGTGGACAGCTGGGACGGCAACGATACGCGGCCCAGGGTCATGACGTACATTCGCAAGAACTCGCGTATCTTAGCAGATCAGGCGCGACCAGCACTTAGTCGCGACATACTGTGGGTAACAGTCAACGGAATGACCATCGTGAACTTCTACCGCCAACCCTGTCACGATACCGCACTAAATGTTCTGCTGGGGTGGTCACCACCGGAGAGGTGCGTGGTAGCAGGTGACTTCAACGCCAAACACTACTCCTGGCAGACGGGAAGATTAGAAGATCGGGGGGAAGATATTGCCGCCTGGGCGGCCCAAAACGGTCTCAGCCTGTTGAATACTGCAGATGTGCCCACAAACCCTCACGGCAACACAATCGATCTAGCCTTCTCCAACATTGCTCTGGCAGCCGCCGTCGTGGAAGATCACCTTGCCACTAGCTCTGACCATTTCACCCTCTGCCTCACGCTGCCGGATATTACCCTCACCCTCCCACAAGTGCCAGGCAAGGTCCGGGTCACCACCGAAGACGAACTGCGGCGCTTTAGGGAACTCGTTCTGACAGGAATATGGCGAATACCACAAGGCAATGCAACAGCCCTGGAGCTAGACAATCTGGCCGCGGCATTGGTTGACCTTCTTCAGTCGGCAGCCACTGCCGCCGGACGCCCGGTAAGGAAAGGGACCCGGAGTGCGCCATGGTGGACTGAAGATTGTGCCGGCGCAGCCGCAGAATACCGCGCTATCAGAAGGATTTTCCCACTGGGCTTCAATCGGGACATTCAACTTGCGAGAAAAGAGTTCCAACGTGTAGTTCGCCGCGCCAAGCGTCAGTACTGGCGCAACCTCATCGACGGATTTTCAGACAGCGCATCAGTCTTCAAAGCAGTCCGATGGCTCAAGGCCCCGGGAGCcttccaaccaccaccgcTCCAGGTTGGTGACATTGTGTACGAAACTCAAATCGACAAAGCAAACGCTCTGAGACGCTGCACGCTGGAGCGCCGCACAGCAGCAGATGACATTCCAGATCCATGGATTCCAGTCAGTCCATCTCGTGCGATACcctttggccaagaaatcACACTCCAGGAAGTGGAGGATGCTACTATCAAGACGGGTAACACGTCACCCGGAGCTGACAACATCACGGTCAAGCTGCTACAAGCAGTATGGGACATCATAGGAGACCACGTCCGACGCCTCTACGAGGGTTGCCTGGCGGCAGGCCACCACCCGAAAGCCTttcgagaagcagaagtaGTCATGATCCCTAAATCGGGGAGAAGAAACCTTTCAAAGCCCAGGGCGTGGCGCCCCATCTCACTCCTCTCCTGTCTTGGCAAGGGTCTCGAGCGTCTTATCGCTCGCCGTCTAGCATGGGCTTCGATAAACTACGGAGTCCTCCACCCGCAGCAGGCTGGGGCTCTCCCAAAAAGATCGGCTGTTGACTTGGTCGCAGCAGTGGTTCACGACATCGAAGAGACACTCGCACGTGGACAGGTGGCCACACTGGTCACTGCCGACATTCAAGGAGCGTTCGACTCGGCTCTCTGCAACCGCCTTGTTTTGCGACTCCGTCAACAGGGCTGGCCCGACAATCTTGCACGATGGGCAGGCTCGTTCATGAGCGGCCGTTCCGCCAGGGTCAGATATCAGGACATCACCACACTGACGACGCCACTGCAGTGTGGCCTTCCACAAGGGTCGCCCGTATCCCCGatcttgtttctgttgtaCACGGAGCCGGTCTATCGCTTGGGCGAACCCGAGCGACGGTTCGACTACGCGGACGATACAGCAATTCTCTGCACAGGGGACACTGTGGGAGAGACAGCCAGGAAAGCGTCGGCATATATTCAAGAGCTCGTGGATTGGGGCGCCGCCAACGGCGTTTCATTTGACCCGGACAAAACAGAAGTTATGCATTTTTCATTGAAGACACGGGAAGCCAGGCCGCCCATCCGACATGGCGACGCGGTAAAGCACCCGGAAAAGGCCATGCGCTGGTTGGGAATCTGGCTTGACAGCAAACTAACATTCAAGACTCATGTTGAGAAGTGGACAGCCACGGCTCAGGCGGTGGCTTGCCACTTGCGGAGCCTAGGCAATACACGACGTGGTCCTTTGCCGAGCGCTGTACAAAGGGCTGTTAGAGCCTGTGTCGAACCGGTCCTGCTATTTGGAACGGAAGCCTGGTACCCGGGAACACGGAGCCCGCGCTGGAGGCAGCCATCGAAAGAAGGACCGTCCAGAATCCAACAGCTCGTGAAGAAAATGAGCAAAGCGATCAAACAAGCCATTCGCGCCATCCTCCCAACCTGGAAGACGACGCCAATCACAATACTGCACCGGGAAAGCGGTATACCGCCGATTCTTCAACTCCTCGAGGCAAAACGAATACGTTTCTCTGCGCGTATCAAGTCCTTGGATAATGCACATCCTCTCACCACACGAACTACAGAGGTGACACCACCGCCCATCGTCAGAAGTGTTAAATTGAGATACCACCTCCCGCCCAAAACGTTTCCAACTCGACTCAGAAGAACTGACAAGCTCCTCGCAAATTGCCAGCGACCTGCGCTTTTGCCACGCAGATACAAATCCGAAACACAGCAGCCGCTGCAAACTGCACCGAAAGCAGATTCCGCCGAAGACTTTCACAAATGGCTCCAATCCATCCCCCCATCTACTGTGGTTGTATACTCAGACGGCTCGCTGTCCGAGAAGGGTGCTGCCGGATGCGGCTACACTGTTCACCAACGCGATCACTCCATTTGTCAAGGTGCAGGACGCCTCGGCCCTGCTGAGGTATTCGACGCTGAGGCGAAAGGAGCACTTGAAGGCCTGAAGGCCGCACTGAGATTACCACAATCTACCTCTCAGAAGATAGTTGTTTGCCTAGATAACATTGCAGCAGCCAGATGCCTCCGGGGCCACCCATCAGATTCTTCACAACGAGTCTTCCTCACTTTCCAAGCCTTGGCGAAGACTCACAGACAAACCGACGTCCGCTGGATCCCCGGACACACCAAAATTGCAGGAAACGAGCAGGCTGACGCGCTGGCGAAAGCAGGCTGCTCCCGGCCAGAGCCCGTAGACGCTGTCCCGACACTGGCCTTCTTGCGTAGAACCGCTAAACAGCGGTCCAAAGACGTAGTCCAAGCCTGGTGGGACACCTCTGCCCCTGACAAGTATAAGATTTTGGGGCTTCAATTCCCTCGAGGCTGCCCAAAGGAGCTTTCTCTCCCACGCAcaaccctccaccacctGCTTGCAGCGAGAACCCATCATGGCGACTTTGCCGGCTATCATGAAAGATTCAAGCACGAAGATGCACAATTGACATGTACTTGCGGCCGTCGAAAGGCGCCCAAGCACCTCTTCTACTGCAGGAAGATCCAACCGCGTCATCGGATGAGGCTCGCACCCTCACCGACCGCGGTCATCAACCGAGCAATAGGCAAAGACTTCGACAAATTCGTCAAGCTGGCGAAGGCAAGCTCCTTTTTCGAGAAGATTTGCCTTCACCACTAGGCGACGCTTTCTATCACGGCATCCTCATGCCAAATTTTCCTTTGTTCTTCATTCAATGGCTGCGATTGGCGGAAGGTGGTACCAACACCTTTTGTCCGCGCGTGCCGCCCCTGACTGCTGTAGACCCGCGGTCTACCAGAAACATCACCTGCACATCCCGCTGACGGGTATGAGAATAGACTGTGAGCGCCTTTGAGCTGATGCCATGCTAGATGGTGTCCTGTTTACGTTGCAATGGGGCCGCGTCCCTGGATGGGTCCCGTAGTCTGTAGATTAGTCACTGGCCTAGCACGTCCTGTGCCCCGCGTAGGGGGGACCTGAGCGGCCCATGGCCGCTGGACGGAAAATACACATAACATAACATAATTACCAAGTTCATCTGGTTTACGAATTGCGATTTCGAGCATTAAGGATAGCTTCTGATCGACCGACAGACGTGCTCTTCATGTCTAAACCCCCTTCCAACTGTCTCCCCTCgcgcttcatcttggctggccgAACGTGGCACCGATGGagctcctcaacatcatctcccaaAGGCAAACTCTGCAGCCGCTTCCGCGCCACGTACCGTTAAGTTTGTTCGACACTTCAGTCAGTATCCCATCAATAAATTGGCTTCTCTTGTTCAGGCTACGTCAATAGTGCGGTGTCTATTTAGCAAGTCATTTCGAGATCCAAATCCGCCCGCTTCCTTCACTCGTTGGAAGAATCTCCACAGCTGACTTGAAACACGACACGATGGTAGGCCGTATTTTATGATTCCCCTTCCGCAAGTGTTGTGATGCGAGGCCACGGCTCGTTTTCTACAAGATGCACTCTTGCGCTGTAATAAATATGGCGCTCTGTAAAGCTGCTTCAACCGAGCCTTCTTGTCTGCGATGTACAATTACATTTCGAAGTACGTACGCCATAGCAATAAACTAATTCTGTACTAACAGGATCGTCGTGTTGGCAACAAATACCGCATCGGCCGAAAGATCGGTTCTGGGTCCTTTGGCGAAATATACTTAGGCACCAATATCATATCTGGAGAGGAGATTGCTATCAAGCTTGAATCTGTCAGAGCCAAACATCCTCAGCTTGAGTACGAAAACCGAGTCTACAAATCTCTGGCCGGCGGTGTGGGTATCCCGCGTGTCCACTGGTTCGGTTTCGAGTGTGAATACTATGCCATGGTGCTGGATCTCCTCAGCCTAAGTTTAGAGGACCTCTTTAATTTCTACAACTAAAAGTTCTCCCTAAAGACtatccttctcctcgccaaTCAGCTCATCTCCCAAATTGAGTACATCCACGCTAGGTCCTTCCTCCACTACAACATTAAGCCCAATAACTTCCTCATAGGAATTAGCAAGCGTAGCAACCAAGTTAACATCATTAATTTTAGTCTTGCCAAGAAGTACTAGGGACCTAAGACTTATTTCTATATTCCTTACCTAGAAAACAAGAACTTAACTAGTACTGCCTAGTATACTTCGATTAACACTCACTTGGGTATCAAGTAGTCCTGTCGTAACAATTTAGAATCTCTTGGCAAACTTGTTAGGAAGGTTACAGCATAGAACCTTAGTAGGAGTAGTTATCTTCTTCTCTACGATGCAGTTATATTTTTGCTTCTTAGTATTAGCCTGTAGACCCTGCTAGAGAAGATACTAGCAGGAGGGCTTCTAGTACAACTACGTCTTTGACTGGACTGTCTACACGTACCAGAAGAATGCGCAGGCCAACCCCCTAGCTGCTACTCTGGCCAAGCCTTGAGCAAGGCGAGAGGGCCTGTGCTCCCCGTGCTGGTGCAGTCACTGTTGGATAGTCTCATagccatcatggcaaggGTTTCAACGTGACAGAGGATCAAAACGAtggcaacagcatcaaagaAGAGGCGGCGCCGACATTCGAGGAAACATGGGGAAGCAGCAAGAGACCACATGGTTGTCGGTGATCCGTGGCGACTCGATTCCCGCGGCCTTGTTTCAGGGGATCACTCAGCACCTAAGTTACTGTCGCATATCAGGCCTACCCTGGACCGCAGCTCATGGAAAAACTGAGACAATGATATCAACTACAGCAGCTGCTGGTGCCTAAAGCCACCACCGCGAAAATGTACATATGTCCG
The DNA window shown above is from Pochonia chlamydosporia 170 chromosome Unknown PCv3seq00015, whole genome shotgun sequence and carries:
- a CDS encoding endonuclease/reverse transcriptase (similar to Talaromyces stipitatus ATCC 10500 XP_002488406.1); its protein translation is MATATSSPPCEPDWFDLGIYTPKNLARGARAALLRDSSPVEVTDIGFSPVRGRTAQTPSSPLTRICNAAIAEGQQHDDFPALPTPVIHEQQQLPIDITEAANQLADEQVAAYKAKLRVFRAFCSHFNEAAKEFPSGPERDFAQHFSSSFLGFWKRTLSNTQSASTPTYSKVAAHANSPRTLTTTTHNAQAFHAHSQSAPTHRQGQPAVPAPPREDLRVFVRLNADAPARNHIGYAIRAHVASKTGIELNRIPQVLQVNTGWAIRAIDKLTRDLLVERQAEWAEDLGATAVETSQKWYTYAVDNCPRRLTDLYGNELNYDAAVHDEINHQTGLTPVSVRVPHRDNEQLPYKTLIISFLEPTKRSWTLFGTSRLARLIKRTNPPKQCENCWDYHTRHACNRQTRCKRCGKTNHDSESCTAAEQCANCLGPHTADLATCPARPKRAHGLFHRLPREQRALIRQMGSQLFEQHQAKQPRPSQAITNNHPAPEVVAEQQRAPMAVMEPPRDHVNPQDLTAPGKHQPMLSMSRRPRTYNNEKKTLKVFQANVGKIPAAHDCALALADSEKHDIVLLQEPWTEAKNSRCLTKTHPAYETYSPVDSWDGNDTRPRVMTYIRKNSRILADQARPALSRDILWVTVNGMTIVNFYRQPCHDTALNVLLGWSPPERCVVAGDFNAKHYSWQTGRLEDRGEDIAAWAAQNGLSLLNTADVPTNPHGNTIDLAFSNIALAAAVVEDHLATSSDHFTLCLTLPDITLTLPQVPGKVRVTTEDELRRFRELVLTGIWRIPQGNATALELDNLAAALVDLLQSAATAAGRPVRKGTRSAPWWTEDCAGAAAEYRAIRRIFPLGFNRDIQLARKEFQRVVRRAKRQYWRNLIDGFSDSASVFKAVRWLKAPGAFQPPPLQVGDIVYETQIDKANALRRCTLERRTAADDIPDPWIPVSPSRAIPFGQEITLQEVEDATIKTGNTSPGADNITVKLLQAVWDIIGDHVRRLYEGCLAAGHHPKAFREAEVVMIPKSGRRNLSKPRAWRPISLLSCLGKGLERLIARRLAWASINYGVLHPQQAGALPKRSAVDLVAAVVHDIEETLARGQVATLVTADIQGAFDSALCNRLVLRLRQQGWPDNLARWAGSFMSGRSARVRYQDITTLTTPLQCGLPQGSPVSPILFLLYTEPVYRLGEPERRFDYADDTAILCTGDTVGETARKASAYIQELVDWGAANGVSFDPDKTEVMHFSLKTREARPPIRHGDAVKHPEKAMRWLGIWLDSKLTFKTHVEKWTATAQAVACHLRSLGNTRRGPLPSAVQRAVRACVEPVLLFGTEAWYPGTRSPRWRQPSKEGPSRIQQLVKKMSKAIKQAIRAILPTWKTTPITILHRESGIPPILQLLEAKRIRFSARIKSLDNAHPLTTRTTEVTPPPIVRSVKLRYHLPPKTFPTRLRRTDKLLANCQRPALLPRRYKSETQQPLQTAPKADSAEDFHKWLQSIPPSTVVVYSDGSLSEKGAAGCGYTVHQRDHSICQGAGRLGPAEVFDAEAKGALEGLKAALRLPQSTSQKIVVCLDNIAAARCLRGHPSDSSQRVFLTFQALAKTHRQTDVRWIPGHTKIAGNEQADALAKAGCSRPEPVDAVPTLAFLRRTAKQRSKDVVQAWWDTSAPDKYKILGLQFPRGCPKELSLPRTTLHHLLAARTHHGDFAGYHERFKHEDAQLTCTCGRRKAPKHLFYCRKIQPRHRMRLAPSPTAVINRAIGKDFDKFVKLAKASSFFEKICLHH